A region of Nostoc sp. 'Peltigera membranacea cyanobiont' N6 DNA encodes the following proteins:
- a CDS encoding L,D-transpeptidase: MQFWIRSGGICSSKTFCTSVALVVVTLFSWSAPLAGDRNSTTAIAASVDENGITEFNLRQTSQPRWIEIDLSEQRLRAWEGKKLVYSYRISGGKRSTPTPIGRFRINSKYRTHRMRGKGYNIPDVPYTMYFYEGYAIHGAYWHNRFGTPVSHGCVNLPVKQARNVYNWASYGTLVVVHK; this comes from the coding sequence ATGCAATTCTGGATTCGCAGTGGTGGGATTTGTTCTTCAAAAACTTTTTGTACAAGCGTGGCGTTGGTGGTAGTGACTTTATTTTCGTGGTCAGCACCGTTAGCAGGCGATCGCAACTCTACCACAGCGATCGCTGCGTCAGTCGATGAAAATGGCATCACTGAATTTAATCTCAGGCAAACATCCCAACCTCGCTGGATTGAAATTGATCTGTCAGAGCAACGGTTACGTGCATGGGAAGGTAAAAAACTTGTTTATTCATACCGCATTTCTGGAGGGAAGCGATCGACTCCCACACCCATAGGTAGATTTCGGATTAATTCTAAGTATCGCACTCACCGGATGCGAGGCAAGGGCTACAATATTCCTGATGTTCCTTACACAATGTATTTTTACGAAGGCTATGCCATCCACGGTGCTTACTGGCATAATCGTTTTGGCACTCCAGTTAGCCACGGTTGCGTGAATTTACCTGTTAAGCAAGCACGCAATGTTTACAACTGGGCTAGCTATGGAACTTTAGTAGTGGTACATAAATAA
- a CDS encoding GlsB/YeaQ/YmgE family stress response membrane protein codes for MNILAWIVLGLIAGAIAKAIYPGHQGGGILGTIVLGIIGAFVGGSLGVFFSTGTLSLAAPTLSIPGIAVAVLGAIVAVFLWNLITNRSAV; via the coding sequence ATGAATATTCTTGCTTGGATTGTTTTAGGTCTAATTGCTGGTGCGATCGCTAAGGCTATCTACCCCGGTCATCAAGGCGGCGGAATCCTGGGAACTATCGTATTAGGAATCATCGGTGCTTTTGTTGGCGGTAGCTTAGGAGTGTTTTTTAGTACAGGAACGTTAAGTCTAGCAGCTCCGACCCTCAGTATTCCTGGCATTGCAGTAGCAGTCCTTGGTGCAATTGTTGCAGTTTTCCTGTGGAATTTAATAACCAACCGCAGTGCTGTATAA
- a CDS encoding L,D-transpeptidase, with translation MNRLIYSDWVRRLKILLTGTALSLSVFTTTGTSEVWANSKEQVIAQTIQTLQQSDKRWIQIDLSKQRLIAWEGDRVVYGSAISSGKKATPTLVGTFKIQSKFKTTRMRGEDYNVDNVPYVMFYQGNYGIHGAYWHKRFGTPVSHGCVNLSPKHAKWLFEWASIGTPVVIQK, from the coding sequence ATGAACAGACTTATTTATTCTGACTGGGTGCGTCGCTTAAAAATACTCCTTACTGGTACAGCACTTTCTTTAAGTGTTTTTACTACTACTGGAACAAGTGAAGTTTGGGCGAATTCCAAAGAGCAAGTGATTGCACAAACCATCCAGACATTACAACAATCAGATAAGCGTTGGATTCAAATTGATCTTTCAAAGCAACGCTTAATAGCTTGGGAAGGTGACAGAGTGGTTTATGGAAGTGCAATTTCCTCTGGCAAAAAAGCTACTCCCACTCTTGTTGGTACTTTTAAAATTCAATCTAAGTTCAAAACTACGCGGATGCGCGGAGAAGACTACAACGTTGACAACGTTCCTTATGTGATGTTTTACCAAGGTAATTACGGTATTCACGGTGCTTACTGGCATAAAAGATTTGGCACTCCAGTCAGCCACGGCTGTGTGAATCTCTCACCTAAACATGCAAAATGGCTATTTGAGTGGGCATCCATAGGAACACCAGTAGTTATCCAGAAATAG
- a CDS encoding bifunctional 4-hydroxy-2-oxoglutarate aldolase/2-dehydro-3-deoxy-phosphogluconate aldolase has translation MPNQIWLSQLQRHRAIAVIRAPKIEVGQKMAMAVASGGMQLIEITWNSDRAGELISQLRSELPACTIGTGTLFNVQQLEEAIASGGQFLFTPHVDPVMIQAAQEKNVPIVPGALTPTEIVTAWSQGASCVKVFPVQAVGGADYIKSLQGPLGQIPLIPTGGVTLENAKEFLQAGAIAVGLSGELFTKKLVTEGNWEAIASRAKKLMQQLG, from the coding sequence ATGCCCAATCAAATTTGGTTATCACAGTTGCAAAGACATAGAGCGATCGCAGTCATCCGCGCCCCTAAAATCGAAGTGGGACAAAAAATGGCAATGGCTGTAGCATCTGGGGGAATGCAGCTTATTGAGATTACCTGGAATAGCGATCGCGCTGGGGAACTAATCAGTCAACTACGCTCAGAATTACCAGCCTGTACTATTGGTACTGGTACGTTATTCAATGTGCAGCAGCTAGAAGAAGCGATCGCATCTGGGGGTCAATTCCTCTTCACCCCCCATGTCGATCCCGTAATGATTCAAGCAGCCCAAGAAAAAAATGTACCTATCGTTCCAGGGGCGCTGACTCCTACAGAAATTGTTACCGCTTGGAGTCAGGGCGCTAGTTGTGTAAAAGTGTTTCCCGTACAAGCAGTGGGAGGGGCTGATTATATCAAAAGTTTGCAAGGGCCACTAGGTCAGATTCCCTTAATTCCTACTGGCGGGGTGACTCTAGAAAATGCCAAAGAATTTTTGCAAGCAGGAGCGATCGCTGTCGGTTTGAGCGGTGAATTATTTACCAAAAAGCTTGTCACAGAGGGAAATTGGGAAGCGATCGCATCTAGGGCAAAAAAACTCATGCAACAGTTAGGTTAA
- a CDS encoding Uma2 family endonuclease, translating into MSYSTTQLLTLEEFLKLPETKPASEYVNGKIIPKPMPKGRHSRLQGKLGAVVNEVAENQKIAYAFPELRCSFGERSIVPDVAVFQWGRIPFTVDNEVPDNFELPPDWTIEILSPEQKPNKVIGNILYCLKYGSRLGWFLDPDDVSILVFLPEQQPVLFQGEDFLPVLPEIKLTLTVNQVFGWLKMGG; encoded by the coding sequence ATGAGCTACTCAACTACTCAACTACTTACCCTGGAAGAGTTTCTGAAGCTTCCAGAAACAAAGCCTGCGAGTGAATATGTTAACGGTAAGATTATTCCTAAGCCAATGCCGAAAGGGAGACACAGCCGCTTGCAAGGCAAACTTGGTGCTGTTGTTAATGAAGTTGCGGAAAATCAGAAGATTGCCTATGCGTTTCCCGAATTACGTTGTAGTTTTGGAGAACGCTCAATAGTACCAGATGTGGCTGTATTTCAGTGGGGACGCATACCGTTCACTGTTGATAATGAAGTACCTGATAATTTTGAACTTCCACCAGACTGGACGATTGAGATTCTTTCGCCAGAACAAAAACCTAACAAAGTAATTGGGAACATTCTCTACTGTTTAAAGTATGGTAGTCGTCTGGGATGGTTCCTCGATCCTGATGACGTGAGTATTTTGGTATTTTTACCAGAACAACAGCCAGTGCTATTTCAGGGAGAAGATTTTTTGCCTGTATTACCAGAAATTAAACTTACACTAACCGTCAATCAAGTTTTTGGATGGTTAAAGATGGGTGGCTAG
- a CDS encoding type II toxin-antitoxin system HigB family toxin, with translation MHIISRKKLREFCQKLNNWYKAANKSTWNNLTEVQAVYPEAEAVGNFTVFNIKGNKYRLIVISSHPSLTIQKLD, from the coding sequence ATGCACATTATCAGTCGTAAAAAGCTGCGCGAATTTTGTCAAAAGCTTAACAACTGGTACAAAGCTGCCAATAAAAGTACATGGAATAATCTTACCGAAGTGCAAGCCGTTTATCCTGAAGCAGAAGCTGTTGGTAATTTCACTGTTTTTAATATCAAAGGAAACAAATATCGTCTGATAGTTATTTCTAGCCACCCATCTTTAACCATCCAAAAACTTGATTGA